A genomic segment from Polyangium mundeleinium encodes:
- a CDS encoding PEGA domain-containing protein has product MKVPWGITLGVALALGAPAALAKEPSKPEMQLAKEMVRDAVVEAKAGRCNDAIPMLEQAIAIHETAEALLALGDCQATMGKLRTAVATWKHGEEIAEAQKDKARREAIEKKRKEIEARIPTILLKVPAGVSGVVVTIDGQALPEASLRAPVQVDPGAHQIEAKAPGYDPFSRRVEAEDEAKLTVEIDFPGLPKSGASASKGSVLPLGTWIAGGAAVAFLGGGVAAYLLAGAHAEAGAIECRKRVQCGEDRIDSVRTFDGLALGAWIGAGLAAGAAVGIWALAPKKAKDEASARIIVGPGTVSIVGRF; this is encoded by the coding sequence GTGAAGGTCCCGTGGGGGATCACGCTCGGCGTAGCGCTCGCGCTCGGCGCGCCCGCGGCGCTCGCGAAGGAGCCGAGCAAGCCCGAGATGCAGCTCGCCAAGGAGATGGTGAGGGACGCCGTCGTCGAGGCGAAGGCGGGGCGCTGCAACGACGCGATCCCGATGCTGGAGCAAGCGATCGCGATCCACGAGACGGCCGAGGCGCTCCTCGCGCTCGGCGATTGCCAGGCCACGATGGGCAAGCTGCGCACGGCCGTGGCCACGTGGAAGCACGGGGAAGAGATCGCGGAGGCGCAAAAGGACAAGGCGCGCCGCGAGGCCATCGAGAAAAAACGCAAGGAGATCGAGGCGCGCATCCCCACGATCCTGCTGAAGGTCCCTGCGGGCGTCAGCGGCGTCGTCGTGACGATCGACGGCCAGGCCCTCCCGGAGGCGAGCCTCCGCGCACCCGTGCAGGTGGATCCCGGCGCGCATCAGATCGAGGCGAAGGCGCCGGGATACGACCCTTTTTCGAGGAGGGTCGAGGCCGAGGACGAGGCCAAGCTGACGGTCGAGATCGACTTTCCGGGGCTTCCCAAATCAGGCGCTTCGGCGTCGAAGGGGAGTGTCCTCCCGCTCGGCACGTGGATCGCGGGGGGCGCGGCGGTCGCGTTCCTCGGCGGCGGCGTGGCGGCGTACCTTCTGGCGGGCGCGCATGCCGAGGCGGGCGCGATCGAGTGTCGCAAGCGGGTGCAGTGTGGCGAGGATCGCATCGACAGCGTGCGCACCTTCGATGGCCTCGCGCTCGGAGCCTGGATCGGCGCGGGTCTTGCGGCGGGCGCGGCGGTCGGGATCTGGGCGCTCGCGCCGAAGAAGGCGAAGGACGAGGCGTCAGCGCGGATCATCGTGGGCCCGGGGACCGTCTCGATCGTCGGGCGGTTCTGA
- a CDS encoding response regulator: protein MTKVLVFESDHAFAGELRTELGRLGCTVQVVDDGNAGLSLAANDRPDLILLSIELPRMNGFSVCNKLKKDPQLKDVPLVIMSSESTDETFEQHRKLRTRAEDYVHKPIAIGELLGHIRALVPIDATIEPDAIVIDDAEVIEEADVEEVEEEEANAPAGAAGEREIDDFLGGAFDRLMADDDEEKTRAQVFPLMPPAPSAPAAPPAPPAPPPAPVAAVAPAPPPVPAVAPPAPPPPAAPPAPPPVAAAPPPAAPPRPGGSTAGTPPPRPTAAPAPATTRSVPPPAAPFRASERPPAPQAADTAELDRLRAELARSKDELTRSKDELNQTKDQLTRSKDELTRSKDELAQTKDELTRAQGESARREGDLPQFQQEVESLRAELARARDESTRLDQELQTSRASTSRLEADLAKASEGSADVVRLKREAEELKAKLSAAIAATATMQGGGGLTGTAALTATSRLGGVSSREFLDLREALNKKDKEILALREQVSQRDKEIIELRDQGLALEREKADQLDRMIEFEGSREQSDAELSKLRDDRAALEQRVTNFQMLLERVEEKLATRDAELAAARLDREAAIAMREEQLRTSSETLSQAVADAEARTRASEVERLGKEHAAENTRLGEEHAAAIQKLGEEHAAAIAKLRDAHAAEIGDLSAEQGAELGKAREEHAAEITKLRDEHAAAIEALRTAGASEAERAREEEIAKLREEHTKALEAASADKAQAIVEASRAADERLAARVQELEDEHAHAVGDLEARHAAAIKGAEEAMQKAVAEQEERTRAIEAARAAEAEEEREVRKRALAEQETTLRAAAAELEARITALGAELEEARGATDAARRDEGTVRAELAARVADVVRLEEELKKREEERDALAAEKATLVADAVNAASRLTRVRARWDEDKLALERARESLLHAVQRIQEVESRSIDAE from the coding sequence ATGACCAAAGTCCTCGTATTCGAGAGCGATCACGCGTTTGCCGGAGAGCTCCGTACCGAGCTCGGGCGTCTCGGCTGCACCGTGCAGGTCGTCGACGACGGCAACGCCGGGCTTTCGCTCGCCGCGAACGACAGACCGGACCTGATCCTCCTCTCCATCGAGCTGCCGCGTATGAACGGCTTCTCGGTGTGCAACAAGCTGAAGAAGGATCCGCAGCTCAAGGACGTGCCGCTCGTCATCATGTCGAGCGAGTCGACCGACGAGACCTTCGAGCAGCACCGAAAGCTCCGCACGCGGGCCGAGGACTACGTGCACAAGCCGATCGCCATCGGCGAGCTGCTCGGCCACATCCGCGCCCTCGTGCCGATCGACGCGACGATCGAGCCGGACGCGATCGTCATCGACGACGCCGAGGTCATCGAGGAGGCAGACGTCGAGGAGGTCGAGGAGGAGGAGGCAAACGCGCCTGCCGGGGCTGCGGGCGAGCGCGAGATCGACGACTTCCTGGGCGGCGCCTTCGATCGGCTGATGGCCGACGACGACGAGGAGAAGACGCGGGCGCAAGTGTTCCCGTTGATGCCGCCTGCACCTTCGGCCCCGGCCGCGCCGCCTGCGCCGCCTGCGCCGCCGCCTGCGCCCGTCGCGGCGGTCGCGCCTGCGCCGCCGCCTGTGCCTGCGGTCGCGCCGCCTGCACCACCGCCGCCTGCCGCGCCGCCTGCGCCGCCGCCTGTTGCTGCTGCGCCGCCTCCCGCTGCGCCGCCGCGTCCCGGAGGCTCCACGGCAGGCACGCCTCCACCACGTCCCACCGCGGCGCCCGCGCCGGCCACGACGCGATCCGTGCCCCCGCCCGCAGCGCCTTTCCGCGCGAGCGAGCGCCCGCCGGCCCCGCAAGCGGCGGACACGGCGGAGCTCGATCGACTCCGCGCGGAGCTCGCGCGCAGCAAGGACGAGCTCACGCGTAGCAAGGACGAGCTCAACCAAACGAAGGACCAGCTCACGCGCAGCAAGGATGAGCTCACGCGCAGCAAGGATGAGCTCGCACAAACGAAGGACGAGCTCACGCGCGCGCAGGGGGAGTCCGCACGTCGCGAAGGTGATCTGCCGCAGTTCCAGCAAGAGGTCGAGTCGCTCCGGGCCGAGCTCGCGCGGGCCCGCGACGAGAGCACGCGCCTCGACCAGGAGCTTCAAACCTCGCGCGCGAGCACGTCGCGGCTCGAGGCCGATCTCGCCAAGGCGAGCGAGGGATCGGCCGACGTGGTGCGGCTCAAGCGCGAGGCTGAGGAGCTCAAAGCAAAGCTCTCTGCGGCCATCGCGGCGACGGCGACCATGCAAGGCGGAGGCGGCTTGACGGGCACGGCGGCGCTCACCGCCACCTCGCGCCTCGGCGGCGTGTCGAGCCGCGAGTTCCTCGATCTGCGCGAGGCCCTGAACAAGAAGGACAAGGAGATCCTCGCCCTGCGCGAGCAGGTCTCGCAGCGCGACAAGGAGATCATCGAGCTGCGCGATCAGGGGCTCGCTCTGGAGCGCGAGAAGGCCGATCAGCTCGATCGCATGATCGAGTTCGAAGGCTCGCGCGAGCAGAGCGACGCCGAGCTGAGCAAGCTGCGCGACGATCGCGCGGCGCTCGAGCAACGCGTGACGAACTTCCAGATGCTGCTCGAACGTGTCGAGGAGAAGCTCGCGACGCGCGATGCGGAGCTTGCAGCAGCGCGGCTCGATCGAGAGGCCGCGATCGCGATGCGCGAGGAGCAACTCCGGACGTCGAGCGAGACGCTCTCGCAAGCGGTCGCCGATGCGGAGGCGCGGACGCGCGCGAGCGAGGTCGAACGGCTCGGCAAGGAGCACGCGGCGGAGAACACGCGGCTCGGAGAGGAGCACGCGGCCGCGATCCAGAAGCTCGGCGAGGAGCACGCGGCCGCGATCGCGAAGCTGCGCGACGCGCACGCGGCCGAGATCGGCGATCTCAGCGCGGAGCAGGGCGCGGAGCTCGGCAAGGCGCGCGAGGAGCACGCAGCGGAGATCACGAAGCTGCGCGACGAGCACGCGGCGGCGATCGAGGCGCTGCGCACGGCGGGCGCGAGCGAGGCGGAGCGCGCGCGAGAAGAGGAGATCGCAAAGCTGCGCGAGGAGCACACGAAGGCCCTCGAAGCGGCGAGCGCGGACAAGGCGCAGGCGATCGTGGAAGCGTCACGCGCGGCCGACGAGCGGCTCGCGGCGCGTGTGCAAGAGCTCGAGGACGAACACGCCCACGCCGTGGGAGATCTCGAAGCGCGGCACGCCGCGGCGATCAAGGGCGCCGAAGAGGCCATGCAGAAGGCCGTCGCGGAGCAGGAGGAGCGAACGCGCGCGATCGAGGCGGCGCGCGCTGCGGAGGCAGAGGAAGAGCGCGAGGTCCGAAAGCGCGCGCTCGCCGAGCAGGAGACGACCTTGCGCGCCGCCGCAGCCGAGCTCGAAGCACGCATCACCGCGCTCGGGGCCGAACTCGAAGAGGCGCGCGGCGCGACCGACGCGGCGCGCCGAGACGAGGGCACGGTCCGCGCGGAGCTCGCGGCGCGCGTGGCCGACGTCGTGCGGCTCGAAGAGGAGCTCAAGAAGCGCGAGGAGGAGCGCGACGCGCTCGCCGCGGAGAAGGCCACGCTCGTGGCCGACGCCGTGAACGCCGCGTCGCGCCTCACGCGCGTCCGGGCGCGGTGGGACGAGGACAAGCTCGCGCTCGAACGCGCGCGCGAATCGCTCCTCCATGCCGTGCAGCGAATCCAGGAAGTCGAGTCGCGCTCGATCGACGCGGAGTGA
- a CDS encoding purine-nucleoside phosphorylase: MSLISHLDEAVAVIRSKSPLTPVVGVVLGSGLGAWAERLEEHVVLPYSEIPFMPVSTVIGHAGKLWIGLANGVPVACLQGRVHLYEGHAPERAVFGARLLARLGCRAALLTNAAGGTRPTFQPGDLMLLRDHLNLTGQNPLVGPNEAGLGPRFPDMTHAYDRRIAALAREAAADAGVSIHEGIYAGLLGPSYETPAEIAMLRTLGADAVGMSTVHEVIALRHMGVRCGAMSCITNLAAGLSPTPLDHAEVEATARASRERFTALLSGWVKKVGAAITGGGSWRGGAA; this comes from the coding sequence ATGAGCCTGATCTCCCACCTCGACGAGGCCGTCGCCGTCATCCGATCGAAGAGCCCGCTCACCCCGGTGGTCGGCGTGGTGCTCGGTTCGGGGCTCGGCGCGTGGGCCGAGCGCCTCGAGGAGCACGTGGTGCTCCCCTACAGCGAAATCCCGTTCATGCCCGTGTCGACCGTGATCGGACACGCGGGCAAGCTCTGGATCGGCCTCGCGAACGGAGTGCCGGTCGCCTGTCTGCAAGGCCGCGTGCACCTCTACGAGGGCCACGCGCCCGAGCGCGCGGTGTTCGGCGCGCGGCTGCTCGCCCGGCTCGGGTGTCGCGCGGCGCTCTTGACGAACGCCGCCGGCGGTACGAGGCCCACGTTCCAGCCCGGGGACCTGATGCTCCTCCGTGATCACTTGAACCTGACAGGCCAGAACCCGCTCGTCGGGCCGAACGAGGCCGGCCTCGGCCCGCGCTTCCCCGACATGACGCACGCCTACGATCGGCGGATCGCGGCGCTCGCGCGCGAGGCGGCCGCGGACGCGGGCGTGTCGATCCACGAGGGCATCTACGCGGGCCTGCTCGGTCCGTCGTACGAGACGCCGGCCGAGATTGCGATGCTGCGGACGCTCGGCGCCGACGCGGTCGGGATGAGCACGGTGCACGAGGTGATCGCGCTCCGGCACATGGGCGTGCGCTGCGGGGCGATGTCGTGCATCACGAACCTCGCGGCGGGCCTGAGCCCGACGCCGCTCGATCACGCCGAGGTCGAGGCGACCGCGCGAGCGTCGCGCGAGCGGTTCACGGCGCTGCTCTCGGGCTGGGTGAAGAAGGTCGGCGCGGCGATCACCGGCGGCGGGAGCTGGCGAGGAGGAGCAGCTTGA
- the cdd gene encoding cytidine deaminase: MQTNIDWAVLERAALDVQTRAHAPYSAYQVGAAVLTASGRIFTGCNVENASYGLSICAERSAIVQMVAAGERAPIALTVVTPGTSKLGPGVESPAIGAPCGMCRQTLAEFAEDLPIRMSVADQEGLSRMTSLAALLPEAFRAKSS; encoded by the coding sequence CTGCAGACGAACATCGATTGGGCGGTGCTCGAGCGCGCCGCGCTCGACGTGCAAACACGCGCGCATGCGCCGTACTCGGCCTACCAGGTCGGCGCCGCGGTGCTCACCGCGTCGGGTCGGATCTTCACCGGTTGCAACGTGGAGAACGCGTCGTACGGGCTCTCGATCTGCGCGGAGCGATCGGCGATCGTGCAGATGGTGGCTGCGGGTGAGCGGGCTCCGATCGCGCTCACGGTCGTGACGCCGGGGACGTCGAAGCTCGGGCCGGGCGTGGAGAGCCCGGCGATCGGCGCGCCGTGCGGGATGTGCCGGCAGACGCTCGCCGAGTTCGCGGAGGACCTGCCGATCCGGATGTCGGTCGCCGATCAGGAAGGGCTCTCGCGGATGACGTCGCTCGCGGCGCTCCTGCCGGAGGCCTTCCGCGCGAAATCGAGCTGA